One segment of Solanum stenotomum isolate F172 chromosome 1, ASM1918654v1, whole genome shotgun sequence DNA contains the following:
- the LOC125865253 gene encoding receptor protein kinase TMK1-like — protein sequence MLLLCGSSMEFYFHHIWFVVALFLAFASLVFTVTDPNDLSVINELRKGLENPEVLKWPENGGDPCGSPVWPHIVCSGSRIQQIQVTGLGLKGPLPQNLNKLSRLTHLGLQKNQFSGKLPSFSGLSELSFAYLDFNQFDTIPLDFFDGLVNLQVLALDENPLNATSGWSLPNGLQDSAQLINLTMINCNLAGPLPEFLGTMSSLEVLLLSTNRLSGPIPGTFKDAVLKMLWLNDQSGDGMSGPIDVVATMVSLTHLWLHGNQFSGKIPVEIGNLTNLKDLNVNTNNLVGLIPESLANMPLDNLDLNNNHFMGPVPKFKATIVSFMSNSFCQTKQGAVCAPEVMALLEFLDGVNYPSRLVESWSGNNPCDGRWWGISCDDNQKVSVINLPKSNLSGTLSPSIANLESVTRIYLESNNLSGFVPSSWTGLKSLSILDLSNNNISPPLPKFTTSLKLVLNGNPKLTSSPPGVNPSPNNSTTPAASPALSIPSSRSNSSSSVIFKPGEQSPEKKDSKSKIAIVVVPIAGFLLLIFLAIPLYIYVCKKSKDKHQAPTALVVHPRDPSDSGNVVKIAIANQTNGSLSTVNASGSASIHSGESHMIEAGNLLISVQVLRNVTKNFSPENELGRGGFGVVYKGELDDGTQIAVKRMEAGIVSNKALDEFRSEIDVLSKVRHRHLVSLLGYSVEGSERILVYEYMPQGALSRHLFRWKKFKLEPLSWKKRLNIALDVARGVEYLHTLAHQSFIHRDLKSSNILLGDDFRAKVSDFGLVKLAPDKEKSVVTRLAGTFGYLAPEYAVTGKITTKADVFSFGVVLMELITGMMALDEDRPEESQYLVSWFWNAKSSKEKLMTVIDPALDVKDEITKSISTLAELAGHCTAREPGQRPDMGHAVNVLSPLVEKWKPLEDDPEDYCGIDYSLPLNQMVKGWQESEGKDLSYVDLEDSKGSIPARPTGFADSFTSADGR from the exons ATGTTGTTACTTTGTGGATCATCTATGGAGTTTTATTTTCACCATATATGGTTTGTTGTAGCTCTGTTTCTTGCTTTTGCTTCACTTGTTTTCACTGTCACTGACCCTAATGACTTGTCTGTTATTAATGAGTTGAGAAAAGGGTTGGAAAATCCTGAGGTCTTGAAATGGCCTGAAAATGGTGGAGACCCCTGTGGTTCTCCAGTTTGGCCACATATTGTGTGTAGTGGTAGTAGAATTCAGCAGATTCAAGTTACGGGGTTAGGGTTAAAAGGCCCTTTACCTCAAAACTTGAATAAGTTGTCTAGGTTGACACATTTGGGGTTGCAAAAGAATCAATTTAGTGGAAAGTTGCCATCTTTTAGTGGTTTGTCTGAATTGAGCTTTGCTTACTTGGATTTCAATCAGTTTGACACAATCCCATTAGATTTCTTTGATGGACTTGTGAATCTACAAGTTTTGGCTTTGGATGAAAATCCTCTAAATGCCACTAGTGGTTGGTCATTGCCAAATGGGCTTCAAGATTCAGCTCAGTTGATCAATTTAACAATGATAAACTGCAATTTAGCTGGTCCTTTGCCTGAATTCCTTGGAACTATGTCTTCTTTAGAGGTTTTGTTGTTGTCTACAAATAGGCTTTCAGGGCCTATTCCAGGTACTTTCAAGGATGCAGTGCTCAAGATGCTTTGGTTGAACGATCAGTCGGGTGATGGTATGAGTGGTCCAATAGATGTTGTTGCAACAATGGTGTCACTTACACATCTTTGGCTTCATGGGAACCAATTTTCAGGTAAAATCCCAGTAGAGATTGGTAATTTAACAAATCTGAAGGATCTCAATGTGAACACAAATAACCTTGTTGGATTAATCCCTGAAAGTTTAGCAAATATGCCATTAGACAATCTtgatttaaataataatcattttaTGGGACCAGTTCCTAAGTTCAAGGCTACTATTGTTAGTTTTATGTCCAACTCTTTTTGTCAAACCAAACAAGGAGCAGTATGTGCCCCTGAGGTTATGGCACTTTTAGAGTTTCTTGATGGTGTGAATTATCCTTctaggcttgttgaatcatggTCTGGAAACAACCCTTGTGATGGACGTTGGTGGGGAATAAGCTGTGACGATAACCAAAAAGTTAGTGTCATAAACTTGCCTAAGTCTAATCTTTCCGGGACCTTGAGTCCTTCAATCGCGAACCTTGAATCCGTTACTCGCATTTATCTTGAATCAAATAATCTTTCTGGTTTTGTTCCATCTAGTTGGACTGGTTTGAAATCTCTGTCTATTCTTGATTTGAGTAATAACAATATTTCTCCACCTCTACCTAAATTTACCACCTCTTTGAAACTTGTTCTAAATGGAAATCCAAAGCTGACTTCTAGTCCTCCTGGAGTAAACCCTTCACCAAACAACAGCACAACTCCCGCAGCTTCACCCGCGTTGTCTATACCATCTTCACGATCCAACAGTTCAAGCTCTGTGATCTTTAAACCCGGTGAACAGTCACCCGAAAAAAAGGACTCAAAGTCAAAGATAGCCATAGTTGTGGTTCCTATTGCTGGTTTtctacttttgatttttcttgCTATTCCACTGTACATTTATGTCTGTAAGAAGAGTAAAGATAAGCATCAAGCTCCAACTGCTCTTGTGGTTCATCCTAGAGATCCATCTGATTCGGGTAATGTGGTCAAGATTGCGATTGCCAATCAGACTAATGGAAGTCTTTCCACAGTAAATGCAAGTGGTTCTGCTAGCATACACAGTGGTGAATCCCATATGATCGAAGCTGGGAATTTGCTTATATCGGTTCAAGTACTTCGGAATGTGACTAAGAATTTTTCTCCAGAAAATGAACTTGGGCGTGGTGGTTTTGGTGTGGTTTATAAGGGAGAATTAGATGATGGGACACAAATAGCTGTCAAAAGAATGGAGGCTGGTATTGTTAGCAACAAAGCTTTGGATGAATTTCGATCAGAAATTGATGTTCTCTCAAAAGTCCGGCATCGGCATTTAGTGTCTCTACTGGGATACTCTGTTGAAGGTAGTGAAAGAATTCTGGTTTATGAGTACATGCCACAAGGTGCACTTAGTAGACATCTTTTCCGCTGGAAAAAGTTCAAGTTGGAGCCTCTCTCTTGGAAGAAAAGGCTTAATATTGCCTTAGATGTTGCTAGAGGTGTGGAGTATCTACACACACTAGCACATCAGAGCTTCATTCATAGAGATCTCAAATCCTCAAATATCTTGCTGGGTGATGATTTCCGAGCAAAAGTATCCGACTTTGGACTCGTGAAACTTGCTCCTGATAAAGAGAAATCTGTGGTCACCAGGCTGGCCGGAACTTTTGGATATCTGGCACCTGAATATGCTG TTACGGGTAAAATCACCACGAAAGCTGATGTCTTTAGCTTTGGTGTTGTGCTAATGGAGTTGATAACTGGGATGATGGCACTTGATGAGGATAGACCTGAGGAAAGCCAGTACTTGGTTTCGTGGTTCTGGAATGCCAAATCCTCTAAAGAGAAGCTTATGACAGTCATTGATCCAGCTCTAGACGTGAAAGATGAGATAACCAAGAGCATTTCCACCTTAGCTGAACTTGCTGGTCATTGCACTGCAAGAGAACCTGGTCAACGGCCAGATATGGGCCACGCTGTAAACGTGCTCTCCCCACTTGTTGAGAAATGGAAGCCTCTTGAGGATGATCCAGAGGACTATTGTGGTATCGACTACAGTCTTCCCCTCAATCAAATGGTCAAGGGCTGGCAAGAATCGGAAGGAAAAGACTTAAGTTACGTGGACCTCGAGGACAGTAAGGGTAGTATCCCTGCAAGACCAACTGGATTTGCAGATTCATTTACATCAGCTGATGGTAGATAA
- the LOC125854958 gene encoding serine/threonine-protein kinase rio2 → MKLDVNVLRYLSKDDFRVLTAVEMGMRNHEIVPCELIDRIARLKHGGTYKVLKNLLKHKLVHHDSSKYDGFRLTYLGYDFLAIKTLVNRGIFNGVGRQIGVGKESDIFEVVKEDGTVLAMKLHRLGRVSFRAVKSKRDYLRHRSSYNWLYLSRLAALKEFAFMKALEEHGFPVPQAVDCNRHCVIMSLVPGYPLVQVRELQNPDVVFETIIAAVIRLAEHGLIHCDFNEFNIMIDDDEKVTIIDFPQMVSVSHPNAQMYFDRDVECIYKFFAKRYNMSFEENENDSDDLEVEIDEVGRPQFSEINKNSGFLDKELAASGFTRKDQDELEKLIEGEPEKQSDSDDEGTADEEDEEDINNTNVKQLESLDLSKEDVNHRAGDDKHDDNHQVGDEHDPEEEEEEEAESEDDPELEKSLSKQRRKAIQAAHQGKRNFASRNTYKDKGGKSSQNSKVHKQLSGW, encoded by the exons ATGAAGTTGGATGTTAACGTTTTGAGATACCTTTCGAAAGATGATTTCAGGGTCCTTACTGCTGTTGAGATGGGAATGCGCAAT CATGAGATTGTACCTTGTGAGCTCATTGACCGGATTGCTCGCCTCAA GCATGGAGGCACATATAAAGTGTTGAAGAATTTGCTAAAGCACAAATTAGTGCATCATGACTCTTCTAAAT ATGATGGATTTCGACTCACCTATCTTGGTTATGATTTCCTTGCGATAAAGACTTTGGTTAATCGTGGGATATTTAATGGAGTGGGTCGTCAAATTGGTGTTGGAAAAGAGTCTG atatttttGAGGTTGTAAAGGAAGATGGCACAGTTCTTGCAATGAAGTTGCACAGGCTTGGTAGGGTTTCTTTTAGGGCAGTAAAATCAAAACGTGACTATTTGAGGCATCGTAGTAGCTACAATTGGCTGTACTTATCGCGGCTTGCTGCCTTGAAAGAGTTTGCTTTTATGAAG GCACTAGAAGAACATGGATTTCCTGTTCCTCAGGCTGTGGATTGCAATCGACATTGTGTGATTATGTCACTTGTCCCAGGCTATCCACT TGTGCAGGTTAGGGAGCTGCAAAACCCAGACGTGGTTTTTGAAACAATCATTGCTGCTGTTATTCGTTTGGCAGAACACGGGCTTATTCACTGTGATTTTAATGAATTTAACATAATG attgatgatgatgaaaagGTCACCATCATTGATTTCCCACAAATGGTGTCAGTCTCTCATCCTAACGCTCAGAT GTACTTTGATCGTGATGTGGAGTGCATCTATAAGTTCTTTGCAAAGCG GTACAATATGtcctttgaagaaaatgaaaatgattcTGATGATTTGGAGGTTGAGATAGATGAAGTTGGTCGCCCCCAATTTTCTGAAATAAACAAGAACAGCGGTTTCTTGGACAAAGAACTTGCTGCCAGTGGTTTTACGAGAAAGGATCAAGATGAGCTTGAAAAG TTGATTGAGGGAGAACCTGAAAAGCAGTCAGATTCTGATGATGAAGGAACTgctgatgaagaagatgaagaagacaTTAACAACACAAACGTCAAGCAGCTGGAGTCCTTGGACTTGTCGAAG GAGGACGTTAATCATCGAGCTGGGGATGATAAGCACGACGATAATCATCAAGTTGGGGATGAGCATGATCctgaggaagaggaagaggaagaggccGAGTCTGAAGATGATCCTGAACTAGAGAAAAGCCTGAGCAAGCAGAGGAGGAAGGCTATCCAAGCTGCCCATCAGGGCAAGAGGAACTTTGCCTCGAGGAATACATACAAGGACAAAGGTGGGAAATCCTCACAGAATTCAAAGGTCCATAAGCAATTGAGTGGCTGGTGA
- the LOC125854969 gene encoding protein LEAD-SENSITIVE 1 yields the protein MGLLSNRIDRSSLKPGDHIYSWRTAYVYAHHGIYVGDNKVIHFTRRGQEVGTGTVLDHILVSSIPNRSIVPCTVCTPPSDGHGVVSSCLECFLAGGILYRFEYAVTPAIFLAKARGGTCTLAVSDPDDIVVHRANYLLTNGFGLYNVFKNNCEDFAIYCKTGLLVVDDSTMGQSGQAVSIIGGPLAAVMSTPLRLVTTNVYGMVATAVGVYCASRYAADIGMRRDVMKVSAEDLTTRLTTGLLQVVEPCLAVLPPTVS from the exons ATGGGGTTGCTTTCTAATAG AATTGATAGAAGCAGCCTCAAACCTGGAGATCATATTTATTCTTGGCGCACTGCTTATGTTTATGCCCATCATG GTATCTATGTTGGGGACAATAAAGTCATTCACTTCACAAGACGTGGTCAAGAAGTAGGAACTGGGACCGTTTTGGATCATATCTTGGTAAGCTCAATTCCAAATCGATCTATTGTTCCTTGTACTGTTTGCACCCCACCATCAGATGGTCATGGAGTAGTCTCGTCATGTTTGGAATGCTTTCTTGCTGGAGGTATCCTCTATCGCTTTGAATATGCTGTAACTCCTGCTATCTTCCTCGCAAAAGCACGTGGAGGAACATGCACTCTTGCAGTCTCGGACCCAGATGACATTGTGGTTCATCGAGCAAACTACCTCCTTACTAATGGCTTTGGATTGTACAATGTGTTCAAGAACAACTGTGAGGACTTCGCCATCTACTGTAAGACAGGACTGCTCGTGGTAGATGATAGTACAATGGGACAAAGTGGACAAGCAGTGTCTATAATTGGTGGACCACTTGCAGCTGTTATGTCAACACCACTACGTCTCGTCACCACCAATGTGTATGGGATGGTAGCAACAGCTGTTGGGGTCTATTGTGCCAGTCGCTATGCAGCTGATATTGGCATGCGGAGGGATGTGATGAAAGTATCTGCGGAAGACCTAACAACAAGGCTAACAACTGGCTTGTTGCAGGTTGTTGAACCTTGCCTCGCAGTTTTGCCACCTACTGTTAGCTAG
- the LOC125854950 gene encoding digalactosyldiacylglycerol synthase 1, chloroplastic-like gives MMNFKPPETKTTSSSSTAEKAFSLISKGWEEVRSSADADLQLIRNRAKELENFLNSVPTITATATTTITPGEIDFVKKLRPKLSEIRRVYSSPDFNWAPKGKLRIDLSGIKNAIVTETENEKLGKWRRERFKDERQFGELSNWEPIRAFRNRLREMEVEIKTPNSSSPVEIFEGIKNSEFMEKVKSSFKSICKEPEESKGVPPLDVPELLAYLVRQSSPFLDQIGIRRDISDKIVESLCSKRRNKLLLRALPEGDSSLIEGDNMNDELELRIASVLQSTGHHYEGGFWSNSTKQNISDGKRHVAIVTTASLPWMTGTAVNPLFRAAYLAKSERQNVTLLVPWLCKSDQELVYPNNLTFSSPEEQELYIRNWLEERVGFKTDFKISFYPGKFSKERRSILPAGDTTQFIPSRDADIAILEEPEHLNWYHHGKRWTDKFNHVVGIVHTNYLEYIKREKNGALQAFLVKHVNNWVTRAHCDKVLRLSAATQDLPRSVVCNVHGVNPKFLKIGEKMAAERQSGQQVFSKGAYFLGKMVWAKGYRELIDLLAKHKSDLVGFNMDVFGNGEDAHEVQTTARTLNLNVNFMKGRDHADDSLHSYKIFINPSISDVLCTATAEALAMGKFVVCADHPSNEFFQAFPNCLTYKTSEDFVEKVKEAMTGEPQPLTPEEQYKLSWEAATQRFIEYSDLDKVLTSEKGSDSRKSRKGIGKSVSMPNLGGMVDGSLAFAQYCLTGNEFVRWCSGATPGTRDYDKQHCEDLNLLPPHPQVENPIYGW, from the exons atgatgaatttcaAGCCGCCGGAGACCAAAACGACGTCGTCGTCGTCTACGGCGGAGAAAGCCTTCTCATTGATATCTAAAGGATGGGAAGAGGTTCGTTCTTCCGCCGACGCGGATCTACAACTCATCAGAAACAGAGCTAAGGAACTAGAGAATTTCCTTAACTCAGTACCAACAATTACGGCTACTGCAACTACTACTATAACTCCGGGAGAGATTGACTTTGTTAAGAAGCTCCGTCCGAAATTATCGGAAATACGTAGGGTTTATTCGTCGCCGGACTTTAATTGGGCACCGAAAGGGAAGCTTCGAATTGATTTATCGGGAATTAAGAATGCAATTGTGACGGAAACGGAAAATGAGAAATTGGGGAAATGGAGAAGAGAGAGGTTTAAGGATGAAAGGCAATTTGGGGAATTGAGTAATTGGGAACCAATTAGGGCTTTTAGGAATCGGTTAAGGGAGATGGAGGTTGAGATTAAGACTCCGAATTCGTCGTCTCCGGTGGAGATATTTGAAGGGATTAAGAATAGTGAATTTATGGAGAAAGTAAAATCGAGCTTC AAGTCAATTTGCAAGGAACCAGAAGAGTCGAAG GGAGTTCCGCCACTGGACGTGCCAGAGTTGTTAGCATATTTAGTTAGACAGTCAAGCccatttttggatcaaattgGCATAAGAAGAG ATATCTCCGATAAGATCGTAGAGAGTTTATGCAGCAAACGGCGGAACAAACTTTTATTACGTGCTTTACCTGAAGGAGATTCTTCCCTGATTGAAGGCGATAATATGAATGATGAACTAGAACTACGAATTGCCAGTGTACTACAAAGTACTGGTCATCATTATGAAGGTGGGTTTTGGAGCAATTCTACAAAGCAAAACATATCAGATGGTAAAAGACATGTAGCCATAGTCACAACTGCTAGCCTACCTTGGATGACTGGAACAGCTGTCAATCCTCTCTTCCGAGCGGCTTATTTGGCCAAGTCTGAAAGGCAGAATGTTACACTCTTGGTTCCATGGCTATGTAAATCTGACCAAGAACTAGTTTATCCAAACAATCTTACATTTAGTTCACCAGAAGAGCAAGAGCTCTACATACGGAATTGGCTCGAGGAAAGAGTCGGTTTCAAGACCGATTTCAAGATCTCGTTTTATCCTGGAAAG TTCTCCAAGGAAAGGCGAAGTATACTACCAGCTGGAGATACTACTCAGTTTATCCCATCAAGGGATGCTGATATTGCAATCTTAGAGGAGCCAGAACATCTAAATTGGTACCATCATGGCAAACGCTGGACTGATAAGTTTAACCATGTCGTTGGTATTGttcacacaaattatttggagTATATCAAAAGAGAGAAGAATGGGGCTCTTCAAGCCTTCCTTGTGAAACACGTAAATAATTGGGTCACAAGAGCGCATTGTGACAag GTGCTTCGCCTTTCTGCTGCTACACAGGATTTACCCAGGTCTGTGGTCTGTAATGTTCATGGTGTAAATCCGAAGTTTCtgaaaattggagaaaaaatgGCTGCAGAAAGACAAAGCGGTCAGCAAGTATTCTCTAAAGGTGCATACTTCTTGGGAAAAATGGTTTGGGCCAAGGGTTACAGGGAGTTAATAGACCTTTTAGCGAAGCACAAAAGTGACCTTGTTGGTTTTAATATGGATGTGTTTGGCAACGGGGAAGATGCTCATGAAGTGCAGACAACAGCTAGGACGTTAAATTTGAATGTCAACTTCATGAAAGGCAGAGACCACGCGGATGATTCTCTTCATAG TTATAAAATCTTCATAAATCCTAGTATCAGTGATGTACTCTGTACAGCTACAGCTGAGGCACTCGCTATGGGGAAATTTGTAGTTTGTGCAGATCATCCGTCTAATGAGTTCTTCCAGGCATTTCCTAACTGCTTGACTTATAAGACATCAGAAGACTTTGTAGAAAAGGTTAAAGAGGCAATGACCGGTGAGCCTCAGCCTCTCACTCCCGAGGAACAATATAAGCTTTCGTGGGAAGCTGCAACACAGAGATTCATCGAATATTCTGATCTCGATAAGGTTTTGACTAGTGAAAAAGGCAGTGACAGTAGAAAAAGCAGGAAAGGCATAGGAAAATCAGTTTCCATGCCAAATCTGGGAGGGATGGTTGATGGAAGTCTGGCATTTGCACAATATTGTCTCACAGGGAACGAGTTCGTGAGGTGGTGTTCAGGTGCAACACCGGGAACACGAGACTATGACAAGCAGCATTGTGAAGATCTCAATCTCTTACCTCCCCATCCCCAGGTAGAAAACCCAATTTATGGCTGGtag
- the LOC125860038 gene encoding aluminum-activated malate transporter 8-like: MEIDSTNQQNLSVFTKWWNKLKDFPRKFQIKIGKIAKNTKQIGKDDPRKIWHAFKVGLALTLVSLFYYTEPLFHNFDQPVMWAILTVVVTFEFTAGATISKSINRGIGTALAGAFGLGAKYLAELIGREGPNPIILGVLVFIVGALGTFTRFYPHIKRRYDYGTMIFVLTFCLVAVSGYRSENIFQLAHRRISTILIGVFTVMIISMIIRPVWAGEDLHKLASTNLEKLASYLEGFGSEYFHISENKSVEGNNNNEKGFHEAFLSILGSKATEESLANLAWWEPPHGGFKFNHPWKQYLKIGSLVRKCACHLLALSNHIDSKSQAPNEFERRTEEACKKMIMESKNALKELALSIKTMAQPISSIRNTKNVIDDLKLTLGTSKTLFRYDESRVMDFVPTASVVSSLISVTKCVDEISEAIEELSSKARFEKKSPSPATTSRPHRTQILHRGNVNPIVEDDVDGGDFVTIEIGDNVESKGKVVVEEVNPIVEDDVDGGDFVTIEIGDNVESKGKVVVEEVNQVSNQINATKEESFVIWICGSTAMAIVEEMKTPKNIRDFMDLVDIKLYNSTQFFESTEGVLTILEGVNQVSNPLAVTEGEPVVIGIRGNPITTKVEEMEMTKKKVELTDLADIKFNNSI, encoded by the exons ATGGAGATTGATTCAACAAATCAACAAAATCTTAGTGTTTTCACCAAGTGGTGGAACAAGCTTAAGGATTTTCcaagaaaatttcaaataaaaattggaaaaattgcTAAGAACACAAAGCAAATTGGCAAAGATGATCCAAGAAAAATTTGGCATGCCTTTAAAGTGGGACTAGCTCTCACTTTAGTTTCATTGTTCTATTATACTGAACCACTGTTTCATAACTTCGATCAACCAGTAATGTGGGCTATCCTCACTGTGGTGGTTACTTTTGAATTCACCGCtg gTGCAACCATATCAAAGAGCATAAATAGAGGAATTGGTACAGCACTAGCTGGTGCATTTGGTCTTGGAGCTAAATATTTAGCTGAATTAATTGGGAGAGAAGGGCCAAATCCTATAATTCTTGGGGTTTTGGTCTTTATTGTAG GTGCTTTAGGTACATTTACAAGATTTTACCCTCATATTAAGAGGAGGTATGACTATGGAACCATGATATTTGTCTTGACCTTCTGTTTGGTTGCGGTCTCTGGTTATCgatcagaaaatatttttcaattggCTCATCGAAGGATATCCACTATTCTTATTGGTGTCTTCACTGTCATGATCATCTCCATGATTATTCGTCCAGTGTGGGCCGGAGAAGATCTTCATAAGCTTGCTAGTACCAATCTTGAAAAGCTAGCAAGCTATCTAGAAG GGTTTGGAAGTGAATATTTTCACATTTCTGAGAATAAAAGTGTTGAAGGTAACAACAATAATGAAAAGGGATTTCATGAAGCTTTTTTAAGTATTCTTGGTTCTAAGGCCACTGAGGAATCTTTG GCAAACTTAGCATGGTGGGAACCCCCTCATGGAGGTTTCAAGTTTAATCATCCATGGAAACAATACTTGAAGATTGGTAGTCTTGTTAGAAAATGTGCTTGCCATCTTCTAGCTCTTAGTAACCACATAGACTCGAAATCTCag GCACCAAATGAATTTGAGAGGAGGACAGAAGAAGCATGCAAAAAAATGATTATGGAATCTAAAAATGCATTAAAAGAACTTGCATTGTCCATTAAAACTATGGCACAACCAATTTCTTCGATACGTAACACAAAAAATGTCATTGATGACCTAAAACTCACACTAGGCACCTCAAAAACCCTTTTTCGATACGATGAATCGCGCGTCATGGACTTTGTTCCCACCGCGTCCGTCGTGTCCTCACTCATCTCCGTCACTAAATGTGTCGACGAGATCTCTGAGGCTATCGAGGAGCTTTCGAGCAAAGCACGTTTCGAGAAGAAGAGTCCATCGCCGGCAACAACATCCCGACCGCATCGGACGCAGATATTGCACCGTGGGAACGTGAATCCTATTGTGGAGGATGACGTGGATGGTGGTGATTTTGTTACGATCGAGATAGGTGACAATGTAGAATCAAAGGGGAAAGTTGTAGTAGAGGAGGTGAATCCTATTGTGGAGGATGACGTGGATGGTGGTGATTTTGTTACGATCGAGATAGGTGACAATGTAGAATCAAAGGGGAAAGTGGTAGTAGAGGAGGTGAATCAAGTGAGTAATCAAATAAATGCAACAAAAGAGGAATCTTTTGTTATTTGGATATGTGGAAGCACCGCAATGGCAATAGTGGAAGAGATGAAAACGCCAAAAAATATAAGAGATTTTATGGACTTAGTTGATATAAAGCTTTATAATAGCACTCAATTTTTCGAATCAACTGAAGGAGTACTAACAATCCTAGAGGGGGTGAATCAAGTGAGTAATCCACTAGCTGTGACAGAAGGAGAACCTGTTGTTATTGGGATACGTGGAAACCCGATAACAACAAAAGTGGAAGAGATGGAAATGACTAAGAAGAAAGTAGAATTAACAGACTTGGCAGATATAAAGTTTAATAATAGCATTTAA